The stretch of DNA gatcccacagggagtgtagttaagtacgttaaaattaaacttttacttctatttggttaaataaaaaataaagaaagaattaagaataaaaaactagtaagaaacaattatacaagaaaattgaaagttaataaaaactagggcttcgatttcaattgtttctattgaatatggcctaatatgattattttcctaatattaatttctatgcaatagcaggtttactaaggtaatttatagtcttcttagatatataaacctcaattacatgtaaactttctactctcgtgataaatttaacatgcaacatgcattaaacacagaaaccctataagctatctaaaccatataggtactctcgtcctatatcgaaattcagttctattctactatagaatatttgacactcacttctcagatctcgcatcaaaatcataaacagttaattggtggccagacaattaaaagtaattaagcacaaataaaatagaatacatagaaattagaggggaaataaatcatattaaaaccataaacaatgtcaaacaatatccatctaaccctaataaagtgtttagttactcatgtttattgaagcacaattacacatattaactttaagaaaagagatgaaaatagagaagagaagaagagaagaatgctgaaaatcCTGAGAAGTATGCCTCCTCcgttgcagttgatctctccactctgtatctgaattctctctttttttctctctgaaattgcttgcttaaatcaactcccttcttccctttatataggcattgaaggcctaaaaagatggaaaaaaacgcacatgtttaaattccaattcgaatttaaatttttgggaaacctcaaacgagatattttttctactgcgtcgactgatagtattttggtcataactctctcgatattgctcggaatcggacgattcaagatgttctggaaagataaaagagagatctagaactttcatgttttgactttttccaaaatctggaCAGAACATCGTCGAATTaaggcttgaagtttcggcttgcacaattttctctaatttaaatatcatgatatttttatctttttcccatatttttctctgatattttctaatcttcttctattttaaatctgtaaaaataaaagataacaagcgtaaaaatgctccaaacacgattaaaactcaattaaaaatatactaaacttaatttaaaattaatactaaaataacctaacaaattcccccaaactaagcttttactcgtcctcgaataaaacactaaataaacattaaacaagtcaatctccaaaacacgagtaattttcaagtaggttcaataatatgattatgaaaaaaattcacttatgcatataatccagaattttagttcaattacacccttgacagatttcaatttattttcatttagctcatgaaaccatagaatgcaattaactaacaattaaaccactttatgcatgccaattaaaatcaacaatccactaacccaaaattccatatgcttgtaatacttactattctccactaatatagattaatgcacaaccaagaatcagaaggtctttctaggcttgtattgttaggcttaggtaaggtagttgaaatggtcatttaggctttcctataccataagcttctcaAATTATGTCACCCACaatatttttcacacaatcccaataccCTTTTTTCTAATTACATGAGAGATATATTCTTCAACAAGGGTGCAACaactttatatatatcttttttttttttctagatttgacactagttgtcagatttttctttcttttctcctttttttcaagttgttgtcaatcaatttttttttttttttttttttttttttatattctctcaatttttcacactttttccacacacatacaacaaacttcccatccaaattcccccaaactaaagatctacttatggtataATTAGGATTAAATCTTAGGATATtcatgggtttatcttttttcttaggctcaatatgtgtagaaaaaaaataagttaaggctcaaaaagggtaactaggataAAATTATAGGGATGGCTTGACAAGCACAatcgatttaaaaaaaattgcctaaatcactttcctagtcatgcataacttattatttcgcctcaaatagcaagcaagcaagttctagaatttcCAAACAACTTTCCACATTCCACAATCAACATACATAAAACAATtcaattactagaaaattacctaatatgattccatgctcaaaattgaaattagtcaagaacgtaatatcaccaagcacacagatttttcgaaaataagtgaacttttcaaatcatgctatctacctactttcaaattgatttacattaagaaaattgactcacaacaataaaaattaaaaattaaaagacataaaacttaaaaactcaaaataaaaattaagtcactcctcccccaaactaaagtgacacattgtcccaaatgtgacattaaagaacaaggaaaggaaacttacttgggtgccacatcaataagcggttgacgcccataataagcgtcatgcaagacaacttgaaaattgttgttgtacttgccttcaagcttggcaagcgatgagtttgaatcaaagtcaataccaacaacataagactttggatgatgagcttggggagaagcctttcgtagctcgcAGAGGAtgtaatatggtgttgatgaaatatatggattcattggtggtttattagtctatatcattgatgaagtcgaatcaatgatgtTATGTGCTTTCTCATCTTCCAATGTCACAGTATCTACTCTTTGATCTAACaaaccttcttcttgttgctcactctccacgtGGCTATTCATaccctcacttgtgatttcatattcaatgagttcctcttcacaaggatcttgatcttcaattgtaggctcattatcttccttgtactcaactaatgacccttcttcattgtagcaacaactctcataactttcagtattggagttattacattctgaatcatgagccactaaattatcacataaggacctcaccatgtctgttaagcgattaatctctcctggaagtgattgtaaaagtgctagtagttgctcctctttttcagtttgttgggatgaatttgggcaataaggtgggtattggtgactccaaccctgaagtgatggatcccaatgccagtcgtaatcaaaatctgccatattattcaacagatttattacatcatagcctctcattaatagaggtgcTCCGGTTgtctctgctccataatcaacccagcttcttgtttcattattaagtccattataaaagagccacgtaaaacatccacttgagaaagtgggataacatctctctccatactctttaaatctcctccaagcagaatagaatggctcattgtgttgttgggcaaaatcctcaagatatagcatctggatttgtCTTGtaggtcaaactcataagtaaaacattagtaaaattaaaaaaaataaaactaaattagtactaaaaagataaaaatttgaaacaacaaaattaatactaaaactaaaaagaaaaaccaaattagaacaaaatttaatttttaataatattaactatcacTCTCCGGCAacagcgccaaaaacttgttgcgatatttagcacacccaagtgtacgtatcgttttaagtagtaaactcactaggagtgaggtcgatcccacagggagtgtagttaagtacgttaaaattaaacttttacttctatttggttaaataaaaaataaagaaagaattaagaataagaaactagtaagaaacaattatacaagaaaattaaaagttaataaaaactagggctttgatttcaattgtttctattgaatatggcctaatatgattattttcctaatattaatttctatgcaatagcaggtttagtaaggtaatttatagtcttctcagatatataaacctcaattacatgtaaactttctactctcgtgataaatttaacatgcaacaggcattaaacacagaaaccctataagctatctaaaccatacagGTACTCTCGTcttatatcgaaattcagttctattctactatagcatatttgacactcacttctcagatctcgcatcaaaatcataaacagttaattggtggccagacaattaaaagtaattaagcacaaataaaatagaatacatagaaattaggggggaaataaatcatattaaaaccataaacaatgtcaaacaatatccatctaaccctaataaagtgtttagttactcatgtttattgaagcacaattacacatattaactttaagagaagagatgaaaatagagaagagaagaagagaagaatgctgaaaatcATGAGAAGTATGCCTCCTCcgttgcagttgatctctccactctgtatctgaattctctctttttttctctttgaaatTGCTTGCTTaaatcaactcccttcttccctttatataggcattgaaggcctaaaaagatggaaaaaaaaaacgcacatgtttaaattccaattcgaatttaaatttttgggaaacctcaaacgagatattttttatGCTGCGTCGACGGAtagtattttggtcataactctctcgatattgcttGGAATttgacgattcaagatgttctggaaagataaaagagagatctagaacgttcatgttttgaatttttccaaaatctgaacaaaaCATCGTCGAATTaaggcttgaagtttcggcttgcacaattttctctaaattaaatatcatgatatttttatctttttcccatctttttctctgatattttctaatcttcttctattttaaatctgtaaaaataaaagataacaagcgtaaaaatgctccaaacacgattaaaactcagttaaaaatatactaaacttaatttaaaattaatactaaaaataacctaataaaagtgtttgttcaaacaaatactacttttctaagaaaatgactaagtctgaaaataaagtagcaaataaaggagatatttatttcttgattccaaaagtgttctatcatcttatttgatatatgatgatcacactgcctttgttgtctggtcacaaccaaagaggttaataccatttagttttcttagacataattcacggtaccttgtcatagtgggagagtttctaggaactcactttcttatgacttgggagacactagtgattaaaatccattgtgagtttaaacaagtaatggattgtcaagataagaaactaagaagaaaagccaatagaactatggtttaatccattcacatggaataacctaaagttttctattacaaggacataaaaggaaattttagttaataagtctattctatggacttaacaaacttcctgtttctagtattataggtttgagtttatctaaacctatgacttgtggtatacctggtaattacttactctaatgcaagcaacttactttagtaagatgctgaagcattttctttctaatggcaatctatagaagcttcacaacttcttaggcatagattttatttatctaaggaaaagtctcaactattccagaaaagataaagccatgaaagaatttcttatatcaacagtgagaggtctcagatatgctttagtatgtcttagaccagacacctgctgttgagtgggagtaatgagtaggtatcagattaatccaggagaagaacattggaagacaatcaagtaaatcctaagattaagaagaggaactatatgttcgaaatttgcctttgtgctagaaaatctttctgataagatggtgattactctgggggtggaatagtgattttggagaagtgtaaaaacctatctgaagtctctaggtctaccagaaagggactgaatgttaaagttgcaggaaaggtacttattcagtctaaggaaagttctatacatttttggcaccattccaaattgccttaaactactagtgttatttcttgattaaccaaaagtagttgccaaaggtatagaatccagtatccaaagagagtagacatatagagaggaatttcacattatcaatgattttgtgattaaggaagagtaatggtggagaaaaggttgtgtttaattcaacctttcacatcctattacgaggagtttactactactacacttgatttgtatatcaaggtgttgagattatttgaaatgcccattttgttttatattagtgcaagtgggagtttgttgggttttatgccctaaataaaactcatttcaatataatcagatttacttattaatataaatcagaaataacatttaatgttgcatggttcacatgatttatttcatgattatatgtacataatgtatgaattcgtctgaaacccttttcacatacctgatcCTATTTATTATGCTGTCAACacgttggaaagtaaacatgactatgtgaataaagtttcctagatttatcagacacagggttttactgatatgataatctacaacaagagtttacttgtatttggagaaatgctatgttctttccaaagcattggttaaagtaaagctcaggttggatgcatggagtatgcatcggaagggaccgatattgaactttgacttagatttattaaacttaccgtaatatctattcaagtcaatatcgcctagttgatcctagatcaaatgatcttaatcctgttatgattaggctcaatctcaggaggctattcgtgttctttgatttgttagttaagcctacttttaggtcagggtgatacgtacattttgggaacacggtagtgcaattgagtgggagcgctaacataaacatggaatctatagcttctatctggcgaatagtaagtaaaggatgatctccttcgagcttgaccaaacgaaaataaatggtggagatctcatttcacataagctgaaatatcatttatacggggttaagtgttttaaggattaaatacattgtagggtgtaacagtaatctaatccctttacagtgtagatcattcatatggaggatcattgatcatattaggattataacaatggataactaatgatgtgtctatatggtggaacatatagagcattctatatacggagagtgcaattctaagttctatgcgtggattcaacgaagaattaataagtcagtgaatttaggttataaattcttgatctgcttattggaagctcggttatatagacccatggtccccgcactagttgagataatattgcttgtaagactcatataattggttttgattaatcaattataattctcaaattagactatgtctatttgtgaatttttcactaagtaagggcgaaattgtaaagaaagagttttaggggcatatttgttaattatgatactttgtatggttcaattaataaatatgataaatgacaatattatttaataattatttatatttattaaatagttagaattggcatttaaatggttgaattagaaaattggcatttttgagaaaatcagatgcagaattgagaaaactgcaaaatccaagtaaggcccattactctaCATGGCCGGCGACTTGGTTTgaattttaaactgatattttcattatgttaatgccaaataattcaaacctaaccctagtggaatgctataaatagatagtgaaggcttcaggaaaattacacttaaattttttatttttccttcagagaaaaacctgagccttctctctccctatctttggccgaacccactctctttctcttcctcattgagatttcgaaattcttagtgtaagagtagtgcccacacacaacaagtgatacctcaatcatagtgaggaagatcgtgaagaaagactttcagcaagaaggagtttcagcactaaagaatcagagaaagagatccaggttcagatattgataatgctttgctacagaaaggaatcaagggctagatatctgaacggaaggagtcattatattctgctgcacctaatgtaaggtttactaaactttatatgtgtttatttcatcgttttagaaagttcatatttagggtgttaatcaacatacttgtgagtagatctaagatcctggtaaaataatttccaacataaacaagggtggaaaataataaataacccCCATTCAATGCTTGCAAGGGTGATAAAAGCTTGCTACTACACCAACTCAAGTTTTTTGGAGGCTAAAATAGGAGGCTACAGATCATTTATGTGGAGAAGCATCTTATGGGGCAGGAAAATCATAGAGAAAGGGGTTCGGTGGATGGTTATTTCAGGTAGAGACATCCGCATCAATGAAGATAAATGGATTCCCCGTCCCTCAACATTCTCTTTGCGCACCAAGGCAAATGTGCCTCAAGGGACCACTCTAGACTACTTAAAGAATGATGATGGTTCCTGGAAAACAAAAATAGTGGAAGATTGCTTTCACTCGGATGACAGTCCAATGATCCTTGGAGTAGCCCCTTGCTCAACAAGCAAAAATGATGATCTTGTATGGCATTACACTCTGAACGGAAACTATACTGCGAGGAGCGATTACAAAGAGACTACAAAAGATGAAATGAAAGCAGGTCCCTCGGAGACTGAGATAACAAAGAATTGGTGGAAAGGAATATGGAAGATTGAGGCCCCCCCAAAGATCAGGAACTTCATCTGGAGAATGTGCAATAATTGGCTACCTGTTAATGTGATTTTAAGGCATCGGGGCATGAAGATCAATCCGTTATGCTCCTGGTGTGGTGTGAAAGAAGAGACAATCGATCATAGTCTCTGGTTTTATACCTCAGCAGAAAACATTTGGAGGCGATTTTCAATTTGGCCAATTCTCAAAAAAAGCGGAAACAACACATTGGACATGCTCATCCACATTCAGCACCACGTATCAAAAGAAGACTtccttttttttataattatgtcTTGGCTAATCTGGAACAGAAGAAACACGAAACGTCTCAACATTTACCTTCCTCCTGCTGAGATGTGGATCCAATGGGCTCAACTGGAAATCGATTTCATAATGAATAACATATCCCCGAAAGATCATAGCAGCCAACTTCATGCAAACCCTCCTCTCGGCTGGGAAGGACCACCTGCTAATAGCTACTGCATCAACTGTGATGCAAGCTTAAAATGCACAGATTCATCGATTGGGCTGGGAGCTCTAATAAGGAACCACTCGGGCGATGTCATAGCAGCAGAAATTCAGCAGCAACAGGGCTATTTCTCGGTGGAGCTTGCTGAAGTCTTGGCCTTGCGGATGGGAATTAATTTGGCTATCCAAACAACGACTGTCCCTTTTATCATCCAAACAGATTGCCTTCGGGTGGCTAACTTCTTGAAGGGCTACAGTCAGGTTAACACAGATTGGAGTGCGCTGCTAGAAGAGATTAAAGACTCCCTAGCATATACAAACTGCCTAGCCGTGAATCACGTAGGGCGCCAAAGCAACAAGGCTGCTCATTCTCTTGCCAAATTGGCTATTTCTTCAAAGTGTAATAAGTTGTGGTTGGGTTATTATCCCCATTGTGCGTCTGTCTTTGTAAAGGCGGACTTGCCTAAACTTGTGTAGTTGCTCTTTTTGAATATACatctttcaaaagaaaaaaatgtataataaactataaataaattgaGGAGTGCTAGTGTCAACCTCCTATTACAACCTCCACGCCTGAAATTACATGTcggaatatttattttcaatttttttttcacggGGTGTTTGTTATGCTTACAACATCAtccttataaatttttgaaaaatttcgaatagtttacagtgctGAAAATATGTTTGAAGGTTTTTGAACGCGCGTGGTAATCTGATATATTAGGAATTCTGTTTTcggtactgtaaactattcggaatttttcaaaaatttacaaggaTGATACTGTAACTATAATGAATATCgctgtgaattttttttttttttttaaaaaaatattttggcatGTGATTTTAAACGTGAAGATTGACTAAGATGATGTAATTGGagattgtaatcaacattcctcaaataaatttttatgcacataataataatgtaatttttttttttgaataaataataataatgtaatttaaatactataaaatatataaaattgtaaatttccTTTAAATAAATCAACATACATTAAAGACTCGTGAAAATATTCCTAGTAATCGTTTCCATAGCATCGAAGCTAATAATGATTCATATACATATGAGcatctaaaaaaaaatctactgaCAAAAGCATAGCAACTAAGTctaaaaccttttttttttgttatgagACTAAAACGATCTTAATTCAACACCAAACTCATAATAAAATTGCCAAGGTCAGGTGAGGTCAGGACATAGCGACATGAGTCAAAATCAACAATGTCCATGTTAGATATGGTATATGTGGGAGGAGACTACTAAGTGTACTGTTTATGTTTTACAAAGGAAAAAGCACTACACAGCCCAAGACAAGAGTATAAGCTTTAAAGCTAGCTAGTCATGTCTTTAACTTACCTCTCAAGTAGGTTTCCAAAAAGAGAGACAATATATACGTCGTCCTTTCCAACCTTGTAACAACCACTCACCATGTTGTTCAACAACAAAATTGTTGTCGTAACTTGAGTCCACAGTGTTCTTCACAGCTTCAAAGATTTCTTGGTCAAGTGGGATCTGCTTGAACCCTACTCTTGTGTTCCTTACCTGCCACTGCCTGTAACTCTCTGGCCTCTCAACTCTCTCCAACCCCTCACACGCCATCACATTCTCTATATCCCTTCCATACACTGCTTTCTCAAACTTTAATCTGTACTCTTCCTGGCGAGGTACGGTAGTGTCAAACATGTCAAACAATGGTGAGTAGTGAAAGAGTGTCTCTTTGAACCTTGTCATGAAGAAAGGTGCACTGTATGCACCATTAACAACACCATGTATGAAAAGGTCAGGATTTATTCTCCTTATCAGCTTTAACACAGTGTCTCTTGGGTTGTTCATCACCACTGTTTCATCTGGTATGTGCTTTAACCGATACAAACAATTAACCACAACAAGCTCATCTCTGTCTGGATCGATATTGAGATCCTCATAACGGATTGTTTCCCACTTCTGAGCAATTACATTGTACTCAGATGGAACATTGAATCTCTCACAAAAGTTTTCTAAACGACGCTTAGTCTCTTCCACCTTCTCCGAGGGTCGAAAACCTGGTTGGGGTATCTCAATTCCTGTGATTCGAAGCTTTGGAGGGCCTCCTGGTGTTTTTGAGAGACGTTGGATAAGCTCGGGCCATTGGAAACCGTAGAGAATACCAAAGTCAATGATGTGAACACTTCTTACGTTCTTTGCTAGTTTCTTAATTGTTTGGTTAGCAAATGAATAGGACATCCTCATGAAAGGGCAGGCAGTAATGTATACTTGGTAAGCTTTCAAGATATCAGCAAAGGACATCTCACTACTTACAAGAGCTGAATATGAAGCTGTCTTTTTCCCAGTCAAGCGTGCTTCAAAGCCATTAGCAAAGTAGTGAGCTAATCTTTGAGTTGCATCTCCACAAGGAGAAGAATGCTGCCTTATCCGTCTCAATTGTTCAGTTGCAGTTCTTTGGTCATAGTCAGCCACTGCTTCAGCACAATGAGTCAAAAGGGTCCATAAATCCACCATTTCTTTCTTGTCATTACCTTCTTTCTTTGGAAACCGCACCTTTCTACCAGACCCTTTTGCTTGGTGGTTCTGTGAAGACTTCTGACGAACAGTTGACACAGTAGATTGAGTGGTATCACCTTCATAGAGTAATACTCTGTCAAACATGATCTCTGTtgcctcagaatcatcactaTAAATTGCTGATTGCTTGCTTTTCCTACTTTCTTCTTCACTCTCACCGTATTCTCTTTCAAGGCTCCTCTTTCCCTTCTGTTCATCAAGTAAATTACATTCCAAACTCTCCAAATCCAAGATCTGGGTTTTGCCCATATGACAAAATGAACTTGCTTCCCCTGTACTTCTCCTAAAATGGTCAACAGATTGTACATGATCAGAAGATGAATTTTCACCTTTATTAGAAGAAAGGGGATAATTCTGGCCAAGGAGATCATAGAATGGCTTTTCAGCAGCTTGGAGTGCCAAAGGGTCCTCTAAAATCAGGAACTTTCTCTCCAAGTCTTCCTCTTCCATGAGTATCTCACTTAGGTACTTAAGTGTAGCATTAAAGGAATCGGCAGAGGAAGAGCCAGGAGAATCTCCCACCGAAACCAAATTTGAATCACTCAATTGAGGATGATTTGTTTCATGTGAAGAAGCTTCCACAATATTTTGATTTGTACCTTGGTTGAAGTTAAAATCATTCATGGAAGAAACAAGTAATTCTTCAAAAAGGGTATCCATAAAAAACAATCAaagttttcttttattattaatataattattacacaaacagagaaaaatcaaaaactATAACATCAGACTTTCACAAGTCAGAATTTGAGGCTATGTAGAACatgaaaattacaattttacttttacacacaaacaaaaaaaagtCAACGAACAATAATAAGAGATTTAGACTGACAAATCAGAGTCGCCATCTTCATGTTAAGGCATAATAAATACTTCTTATTGAAAGAAatagaaaaggaaagaaaagaaaagtaatTGGAAAGAAACCTTCACCTCAAAATGGTCGATCGCAGGTTAAAAAGCATGGAGTCACTTTCAAAACGGCATAGGGAAAGGGTATGAGTATGGGATCATGATATGGTGTGTACAGTGAACTAGTAAAGTAAacattttgaaaagtttaatgttccaagaaagaaacaaaagagaAACATCATTAGAAAAAACAAAACAGGCATTTCATTTGTTGTTTTCGTTAGGTTTCTTTGTTTGCAAGCTGGGACGTTCTACAGGGAGCTGAAGCCCCTATTAATTtttacaattaataattattttacatgATATTAAAAAACAATCGAGCATTGCAAAACTGCAGGAGAAAActtgatataaaaaaaaaattaaattttttttataaaaatacaattttatgaaattttaaatagtctttttatattatacttttattactttattgttgattttttgttatttgtatgttattttttattat from Cannabis sativa cultivar Pink pepper isolate KNU-18-1 chromosome 2, ASM2916894v1, whole genome shotgun sequence encodes:
- the LOC115718867 gene encoding scarecrow-like protein 14 isoform X1, whose translation is MDTLFEELLVSSMNDFNFNQGTNQNIVEASSHETNHPQLSDSNLVSVGDSPGSSSADSFNATLKYLSEILMEEEDLERKFLILEDPLALQAAEKPFYDLLGQNYPLSSNKGENSSSDHVQSVDHFRRSTGEASSFCHMGKTQILDLESLECNLLDEQKGKRSLEREYGESEEESRKSKQSAIYSDDSEATEIMFDRVLLYEGDTTQSTVSTVRQKSSQNHQAKGSGRKVRFPKKEGNDKKEMVDLWTLLTHCAEAVADYDQRTATEQLRRIRQHSSPCGDATQRLAHYFANGFEARLTGKKTASYSALVSSEMSFADILKAYQVYITACPFMRMSYSFANQTIKKLAKNVRSVHIIDFGILYGFQWPELIQRLSKTPGGPPKLRITGIEIPQPGFRPSEKVEETKRRLENFCERFNVPSEYNVIAQKWETIRYEDLNIDPDRDELVVVNCLYRLKHIPDETVVMNNPRDTVLKLIRRINPDLFIHGVVNGAYSAPFFMTRFKETLFHYSPLFDMFDTTVPRQEEYRLKFEKAVYGRDIENVMACEGLERVERPESYRQWQVRNTRVGFKQIPLDQEIFEAVKNTVDSSYDNNFVVEQHGEWLLQGWKGRRIYCLSFWKPT
- the LOC115718867 gene encoding scarecrow-like protein 14 isoform X2, whose amino-acid sequence is MEEEDLERKFLILEDPLALQAAEKPFYDLLGQNYPLSSNKGENSSSDHVQSVDHFRRSTGEASSFCHMGKTQILDLESLECNLLDEQKGKRSLEREYGESEEESRKSKQSAIYSDDSEATEIMFDRVLLYEGDTTQSTVSTVRQKSSQNHQAKGSGRKVRFPKKEGNDKKEMVDLWTLLTHCAEAVADYDQRTATEQLRRIRQHSSPCGDATQRLAHYFANGFEARLTGKKTASYSALVSSEMSFADILKAYQVYITACPFMRMSYSFANQTIKKLAKNVRSVHIIDFGILYGFQWPELIQRLSKTPGGPPKLRITGIEIPQPGFRPSEKVEETKRRLENFCERFNVPSEYNVIAQKWETIRYEDLNIDPDRDELVVVNCLYRLKHIPDETVVMNNPRDTVLKLIRRINPDLFIHGVVNGAYSAPFFMTRFKETLFHYSPLFDMFDTTVPRQEEYRLKFEKAVYGRDIENVMACEGLERVERPESYRQWQVRNTRVGFKQIPLDQEIFEAVKNTVDSSYDNNFVVEQHGEWLLQGWKGRRIYCLSFWKPT